One region of Triticum aestivum cultivar Chinese Spring chromosome 6B, IWGSC CS RefSeq v2.1, whole genome shotgun sequence genomic DNA includes:
- the LOC123137315 gene encoding uncharacterized protein gives MAPVIDKRAELDTAVAGFSASLAQVVSITPSGTPGAPEYRYRVGFVVFAPAGRGEVFVCVSKKLLVSTKLKKKASFGVRFYNHGHKGPATFHSNHLDYLILKVSVQEHVPAVAFGDVVRNSELILICKDKADEWNTYSTTVIIPQNDACAFGGGRPPSVALSEDFFTMGFPVLPALGFDKIDGAPVFDMHGLFVGLVHSFATVSRDNTLNDVVFVRRAVRFGVPECMRV, from the exons ATGGCTCCG GTTATTGATAAAAGGGCGGAGTTAGACACTGCTGTTGCTGGTTTCAGTGCTTCTCTCGCTCAAGTTGTGTCCATCACACCTAGCGGGACACCTGGAGCACCAGAATACAGATACAGGGTGGGCTTTGTTGTCTTTGCACCAGCAGGGAGAGGGGAGGTTTTTGTCTGTGTCTCGAAAAAATTGCTCGTTTCTACAAAACTTAAAAAGAAGGCTTCTTTTGGTGTACGATTCTATAATCATGGACACAAGGGTCCTGCTACTTTCCATTCAAACCATTTGGATTACCTTATTTTAAAGGTATCAGTCCAAGAGCACGTTCCTGCGGTTGCATTTGGTGATGTTGTTAGAAACTCTGAGCTTATCCTAATATGCAAAGACAAAGCCGACGAGTGGAATACTTACAGTACAACAGTAAT TATCCCACAGAATGATGCTTGTGCATTCGGTGGGGGTAGGCCACCTTCTGTTGCTCTTAGTGAAGACTTTTTCACCATGGGCTTCCCTGTTCTCCCTGCCCTTGGTTTCGACAAAATCGATGGTGCTCCAGTATTTGATATGCATGGACTTTTTGTGGGATTAGTACACTCCTTTGCCACAGTGAGTAGGGACAACACACTAAACGATGTGGTGTTTGTACGCCGTGCCGTAAGATTTGGTGTGCCGGAATGTATGAG GGTATGA